Proteins found in one Vicia villosa cultivar HV-30 ecotype Madison, WI unplaced genomic scaffold, Vvil1.0 ctg.000625F_1_1, whole genome shotgun sequence genomic segment:
- the LOC131629962 gene encoding uncharacterized protein LOC131629962, producing MEYLHRVLYPLTKNPDFKMHSKCGKLGIIEVSFAEDFLLFSRGDATSIDLLMRAFGEFSRSTGLSVNPAKCNAYYGNVDAHSQLQIQNITTFAEGCLPFRYLGIPLKSKRLSNHHCLILVEKLVSRIKHWSSRLLSFAGRHQLINSVLFAITNFWMQSLLIPKQVLKKVEAICRSFLWSRKEIITRKSPVAWERVCTPKNHGGLNIINLKIWNKVTMCKLLLNLCRKSDSLWIRWVHSYYAKGIDIMEVPIKQSCSWTLKVVLSCRDDIKDSQVWDNMLRDVKYNSRAMYGELNDSSQQVVAWRKVLFHNMARPRAMHILWRACHNSLTTNERLCRFGMLANMECYFVVLLRLCSIFSLSVILRN from the coding sequence ATGGAGTACCTGCATCGAGTTCTTTACCCTCTGACTAAAAATCCTGATTTCAAAATGCATTCTAAATGTGGCAAATTAGGCATTATTGAAGTTAGCTTTGCAGAAGATTTCCTTCTGTTTTCCAGAGGTGATGCTACCTCAATTGATCTACTCATGAGAGCTTTTGGCGAATTCTCCAGGTCCACTGGTCTTTCTGTCAACCCAGCCAAGTGTAATGCCTATTATGGAAATGTTGATGCACACTCGCAGCTTCAAATTCAAAACATCACCACATTTGCAGAAGGCTGCCTTCCCTTTCGCTACTTAGGGATCCCCCTCAAAAGCAAACGGCTATCTAATCACCATTGCCTTATCTTGGTTGAGAAACTGGTCAGCAGGATAAAGCATTGGAGCTCTAGGCTCTTAAGTTTTGCAGGGCGACACCAACTCATCAATAGTGTCTTATTTGCTATTACGAATTTCTGGATGCAGAGTTTATTGATCCCCAAACAGGTTCTGAAGAAGGTTGAGGCGATATGCAGATCCTTCTTATGGTCTAGGAAGGAAATTATTACCAGAAAATCACCGGTTGCCTGGGAGAGAGTATGCACACCCAAGAATCATGGAGGGCTTAACATCATCAACCTAAAGATTTGGAATAAAGTTACCATGTGTAAGCTTTTGTTGAATCTTTGTAGGAAGAGTGACAGCCTTTGGATTAGATGGGTGCACAGCTACTATGCTAAGGGTATTGATATCATGGAGGTTCCAATCAAACAGAGCTGCTCGTGGACACTGAAAGTTGTCCTTAGCTGCAGAGATGATATAAAGGATTCACAGGTCTGGGACAATATGTTGCGGGATGTTAAATATAATTCGAGGGCTATGTATGGAGAACTCAACGATAGTAGCCAACAAGTGGTTGCATGGCGGAAAGTGCTGTTTCATAACATGGCTAGACCGAGAGCGATGCATATTTTATGGAGAGCCTGTCACAATAGTCTTACAACAAATGAAAGACTGTGCAGATTTGGAATGCTTGCCAATATGGAATGCTATTTTGTGGTGCTATTGAGACTTTGCAGCATTTTCTCTTTGAGTGTAATACTACGAAACTGA